One genomic segment of Streptomyces niveus includes these proteins:
- a CDS encoding ABC transporter permease — MTETIRPPVLDKERDDDHPLSRLRFIRWSDFSLVPVILVLMVIGFIVSPVFLTSNNLISVVQQSSELSLLVLGQALILICGRMDLSLESTIGIAPVIAMWMVLPSEGGRFAGLDILPVWSAIPACLLVGLVVGVINGFLILKLRVNGFIATLGMLTMLRGLQIGITEGKSITDVPESFRYLGKTDWLGAPAAVWICLALFAIGGASLAWLRHGRSLYAIGGNPEAARAAGVRVDRITWIVLAIGGVLAAFAGILYTGHYGSVAATQGNGWIFQVFAAAVIGGISLKGGRGTLFGALTGVLTLQLVVNVMTLGGVPALWNQFLNGAIIIVALVISRFASGEKQD; from the coding sequence ATGACCGAGACGATACGACCGCCGGTGCTCGACAAGGAGCGCGACGACGACCACCCGCTGAGCCGGCTGAGGTTCATCAGATGGAGCGACTTCTCGCTCGTACCGGTGATCCTGGTGCTGATGGTGATCGGCTTCATCGTCTCGCCGGTCTTCCTCACCTCCAACAACCTGATCAGCGTCGTCCAGCAGTCGTCCGAACTGAGCCTGCTGGTGCTCGGCCAGGCGCTGATCCTGATCTGCGGACGGATGGACCTGTCGCTGGAGTCGACGATCGGCATCGCGCCGGTCATCGCCATGTGGATGGTGCTGCCGTCCGAGGGCGGCCGGTTCGCGGGCCTCGACATCCTGCCCGTCTGGTCGGCCATCCCGGCGTGTCTGCTGGTCGGCCTGGTCGTCGGCGTGATCAACGGCTTCCTGATCCTGAAGCTGCGGGTCAACGGCTTCATCGCCACCCTCGGCATGCTCACGATGCTGCGCGGCCTCCAGATCGGCATCACCGAGGGCAAGTCGATCACCGATGTCCCGGAGTCCTTCCGCTACCTCGGCAAGACCGACTGGCTGGGGGCACCCGCCGCCGTCTGGATCTGTCTCGCGCTGTTCGCCATCGGCGGCGCGTCGCTCGCGTGGCTGCGGCACGGACGTTCGCTGTACGCCATCGGCGGCAACCCGGAGGCGGCCCGCGCCGCCGGTGTCAGGGTCGACCGCATCACCTGGATCGTGCTCGCCATCGGCGGTGTCCTCGCGGCCTTCGCCGGCATCCTCTACACCGGGCACTACGGCTCCGTCGCCGCCACCCAGGGCAACGGCTGGATCTTCCAGGTCTTCGCCGCGGCCGTGATCGGCGGTATCAGCCTCAAGGGCGGGCGCGGCACGCTCTTCGGCGCGCTGACCGGTGTGCTCACGCTCCAGCTGGTCGTCAACGTGATGACGCTCGGCGGGGTGCCCGCGCTCTGGAACCAGTTCCTGAACGGCGCGATCATCATCGTCGCGCTGGTCATCTCACGGTTCGCGAGCGGCGAGAAGCAGGACTGA
- a CDS encoding PAC2 family protein yields the protein MIELEGVPELIDPVMVAAFEGWNDAGDAASTAVGHLDREWKGEVFAALDAEDYYDFQVNRPTVWLDGGVRKIVWPTTRLSVVRVGGEKPRDLVLVRGIEPSMRWRSFCNEILGFAHELGVEMVVILGALLGDTPHTRPVPVSGVTSDADLARTMDLEETRYEGPTGIVGILQEACTHAGVPAVSLWAAVPHYVSQPPNPKATLALLNRLEDLIGLRIPLGELAEDARAWQLGVDQLAAEDSEVAEYVQSLEEARDTAELPEASGEAIAREFERYLRRRDGGPGQAPGGHATETGEGSGTYLRDTSGPGRGRPPRSSRPGPGPDSGTEPDTGPGAGPDEKPGPDAGPEKKPGPDAGSGDDEDSSDD from the coding sequence GTGATCGAGCTCGAGGGGGTACCCGAGCTGATCGACCCGGTCATGGTGGCCGCGTTCGAGGGCTGGAACGACGCAGGCGACGCCGCTTCCACGGCGGTCGGGCATCTGGACCGGGAGTGGAAGGGCGAGGTGTTCGCGGCGCTGGACGCCGAGGACTACTACGACTTCCAGGTCAACCGGCCGACGGTCTGGCTGGACGGCGGCGTACGGAAGATCGTCTGGCCCACGACCCGGCTCTCCGTGGTCCGGGTCGGCGGGGAGAAACCCCGTGACCTGGTACTGGTCCGCGGCATCGAACCGTCCATGCGCTGGCGCTCCTTCTGCAACGAGATCCTGGGCTTCGCCCATGAGCTGGGCGTGGAGATGGTGGTGATCCTGGGCGCGCTGCTCGGCGACACCCCGCACACCCGTCCGGTGCCGGTCAGCGGCGTGACCTCGGACGCGGACCTGGCCAGGACGATGGACCTGGAGGAGACGCGGTACGAGGGCCCGACCGGCATCGTCGGCATCCTCCAGGAGGCGTGCACGCACGCGGGCGTGCCCGCGGTGAGCCTGTGGGCCGCCGTACCGCACTACGTCTCGCAGCCGCCCAACCCGAAGGCGACGCTGGCCCTGCTGAACCGGCTTGAGGATCTGATCGGGCTGCGGATCCCGCTGGGCGAACTGGCGGAGGACGCGCGGGCGTGGCAGCTCGGGGTGGACCAACTGGCCGCCGAGGACAGCGAGGTGGCGGAGTACGTCCAGTCGCTGGAGGAGGCGCGGGACACCGCGGAGCTGCCGGAGGCGTCGGGCGAGGCCATCGCGCGGGAGTTCGAGCGGTATCTGCGCCGGCGTGACGGCGGTCCCGGCCAGGCGCCGGGCGGGCACGCGACGGAGACCGGCGAGGGTTCGGGGACGTATCTGCGCGACACGTCGGGCCCGGGGCGCGGCAGACCGCCGCGGTCATCTCGGCCGGGGCCGGGACCGGATTCGGGCACCGAGCCCGACACGGGGCCGGGTGCGGGGCCGGACGAGAAGCCGGGACCGGACGCCGGGCCGGAGAAGAAGCCGGGGCCGGACGCCGGCTCGGGGGACGACGAGGATTCCTCGGACGACTGA
- a CDS encoding sugar ABC transporter substrate-binding protein — translation MLRHPVGRSPRTALRTSAAACAALLAVTALAGCNRDSESGSAEGGGKVGIDLPRSDSDFWNSYQQYIESGVKDEGIDALSLTNSQNDIGKLVSNVQAFTDQGAKAVVMAPQDTGAIAETLANLNEKKIPVVSVDTRPDKGDVYMVVRADNRAYGQKACEYLGEQLGGKGKVAEFQGDLSSINGRDRSEAFKSCMDEKFPDIKVFELATEWKGEVASAKLQSTLAAHPDLNGIYMQAGGVFLQPTLALLEQKKLLKPPGEKGHITIISNDGIPEELDAIRAGKIDATISQPADLYAKYALYYAKEALAGKTPKVGPTDHDSNIIKIPNGYEDQLPAPLVTKENVDDKALWANQLEKKS, via the coding sequence ATGCTGCGACACCCTGTGGGGCGATCCCCACGCACCGCACTGCGTACGAGCGCCGCGGCCTGCGCCGCGCTGCTCGCCGTGACGGCCCTCGCGGGCTGCAACCGTGACTCGGAGAGCGGGAGCGCCGAAGGCGGCGGCAAGGTCGGCATCGACCTGCCGCGCAGTGACAGCGACTTCTGGAACTCCTACCAGCAGTACATCGAGTCCGGCGTCAAGGACGAGGGGATCGACGCCCTGTCGCTGACCAACTCGCAGAACGACATCGGCAAGCTCGTCTCCAACGTCCAGGCCTTCACCGACCAGGGCGCCAAGGCCGTGGTCATGGCCCCGCAGGACACCGGCGCGATAGCCGAGACGCTGGCGAACCTCAACGAGAAGAAGATCCCGGTCGTCAGCGTGGACACCCGCCCCGACAAGGGCGACGTCTACATGGTCGTGCGGGCCGACAACCGCGCGTACGGCCAGAAGGCCTGCGAGTACCTCGGCGAGCAGCTGGGCGGCAAGGGCAAGGTCGCCGAGTTCCAGGGCGACCTCTCCTCCATCAACGGCCGTGACCGCTCCGAGGCGTTCAAGAGCTGCATGGACGAGAAGTTCCCGGACATCAAGGTGTTCGAGCTGGCCACCGAGTGGAAGGGCGAGGTGGCGTCCGCCAAGCTCCAGTCCACCCTGGCCGCGCACCCGGACCTCAACGGCATCTACATGCAGGCCGGTGGTGTCTTCCTGCAGCCCACACTCGCGCTGCTGGAGCAGAAGAAGCTCCTCAAGCCGCCGGGGGAGAAGGGCCACATCACGATCATCTCCAACGACGGCATCCCGGAGGAGCTGGACGCGATCCGCGCGGGCAAGATCGACGCCACGATCTCCCAGCCGGCCGACCTGTACGCCAAGTACGCCCTGTACTACGCGAAGGAGGCGCTGGCCGGGAAGACCCCGAAGGTGGGCCCGACCGACCACGACTCCAACATCATCAAGATCCCCAACGGCTACGAGGACCAGCTCCCCGCGCCGTTGGTGACCAAGGAGAACGTGGACGACAAGGCGCTGTGGGCCAACCAGCTGGAAAAGAAGAGCTAA
- a CDS encoding enolase C-terminal domain-like protein, whose amino-acid sequence MSQTVTEFGVHDIRFPTSEQLDGSDAMNPDPDYSAAYVVLRTDDGAEGHGFCFTIGRGNDVLAAAIEALRPYVIGRPAPRTAADLAALHIELTHDSQLRWLGPEKGVMHMAAGAVINAAWDLAARTAGLPVWEFLAAMTPEELVSLVDFRYLTDALTPAEALEILRAAEPGRAERAARLRAEGYPAYTTSPGWLGYSDTKLVTLAEQAVADGFEQIKLKVGGDLDDDVRRMKLARAAVGPDIRIAVDANQRWDVPDAIRWMTALAPHEPHWIEEPTSPDDILGHAAVRAGQPVKVATGEHGANRVLFKQLLQADAVDFVQIDAARVAGVNENLAILLLAAKYGKPVCPHAGGVGLCELVQHLAMFDYVAVSGTWDDRVIEYVDHLHEHFTDPVVIDSGRYVAPDAPGFSARMRPESIAAHRYPEGPVWQARRTTEEVNS is encoded by the coding sequence GTGAGTCAGACCGTCACAGAGTTCGGGGTACACGACATCCGCTTCCCGACCTCGGAACAGCTCGACGGCTCGGACGCCATGAACCCGGACCCCGACTACTCGGCCGCGTACGTGGTGCTGCGCACCGACGACGGCGCCGAGGGCCACGGGTTCTGCTTCACCATCGGCCGGGGCAACGACGTACTCGCAGCGGCCATCGAGGCCCTGCGCCCGTACGTGATCGGCCGCCCGGCACCGCGTACCGCCGCCGATCTCGCCGCGCTCCACATCGAGCTCACCCACGACTCGCAGCTGCGCTGGCTCGGTCCGGAGAAGGGGGTCATGCACATGGCCGCGGGCGCGGTCATCAACGCGGCCTGGGATCTCGCGGCCAGGACGGCGGGCCTGCCCGTCTGGGAGTTCCTGGCCGCCATGACGCCCGAGGAACTCGTCTCACTCGTCGACTTCCGTTATCTCACCGACGCCCTCACCCCGGCCGAGGCGCTGGAGATCCTGCGCGCCGCCGAACCCGGCCGCGCCGAACGCGCCGCCAGACTCCGCGCCGAGGGCTACCCCGCGTACACCACGTCACCGGGCTGGCTCGGCTACTCCGACACCAAACTCGTCACCCTCGCCGAACAGGCCGTCGCCGACGGCTTCGAGCAGATCAAGCTCAAGGTGGGCGGCGACCTGGACGACGACGTACGGCGCATGAAGCTGGCCCGCGCCGCGGTCGGCCCCGACATCCGTATCGCCGTCGACGCCAACCAGCGCTGGGACGTGCCCGACGCGATCCGCTGGATGACCGCGCTGGCCCCGCACGAACCCCACTGGATCGAGGAGCCCACCAGCCCCGACGACATCCTCGGCCACGCCGCCGTCCGGGCCGGACAGCCCGTCAAGGTCGCCACCGGCGAACACGGCGCCAACCGCGTCCTGTTCAAGCAACTGCTCCAGGCGGACGCCGTCGACTTCGTCCAGATCGACGCGGCACGCGTCGCCGGCGTCAACGAGAACCTGGCGATCCTGCTCCTTGCCGCGAAGTACGGCAAACCGGTCTGCCCGCACGCCGGCGGAGTCGGCCTGTGCGAACTGGTCCAGCATCTGGCGATGTTCGACTACGTTGCCGTCTCGGGCACGTGGGACGACCGCGTGATCGAGTACGTCGACCACCTCCACGAGCACTTCACCGACCCGGTGGTGATCGACTCCGGCCGCTACGTCGCACCGGACGCACCGGGCTTCTCCGCGCGGATGCGCCCCGAGTCGATCGCCGCGCACCGCTACCCCGAAGGGCCCGTCTGGCAGGCCCGCCGCACCACCGAGGAGGTCAACTCATGA
- a CDS encoding FadR/GntR family transcriptional regulator: MAVTDEAIEKIKGMIVSGALRPGDRLPKESELAAELGLSRNSLREAVRALSLIRILDVRQGDGTYVTSLDPQLLLEALSFVVDFHRDDTVLEFLAVRRILEPAATAMAASRIKDSELDTLGEQLDALGEDPSVEELVASDLEFHRGIVQASGNSVLCSLLDGLSGPTTRARVWRGLTQEDAVSRTLHEHRAILAALRDRDPEAARSWATVHVASVEQWLRSTL; this comes from the coding sequence ATGGCTGTCACCGACGAGGCCATCGAGAAGATCAAGGGAATGATCGTCTCGGGCGCGCTGCGCCCGGGGGACCGCCTTCCCAAGGAGAGCGAGCTCGCCGCCGAACTGGGCCTGTCGCGCAATTCGCTGCGCGAGGCGGTACGCGCCCTGTCGCTGATCCGCATTCTCGACGTACGGCAGGGCGACGGGACCTATGTCACCAGTCTCGATCCCCAACTGCTTCTCGAAGCCCTGAGTTTCGTCGTGGATTTCCACCGGGACGACACGGTGCTGGAGTTCCTGGCGGTACGGCGGATCCTGGAACCGGCCGCGACGGCGATGGCCGCGTCCCGGATCAAGGACTCCGAACTGGACACGCTGGGCGAGCAGTTGGACGCGCTCGGCGAGGATCCCTCGGTGGAGGAGCTGGTCGCCTCCGATCTGGAGTTCCACCGCGGCATCGTGCAGGCCTCGGGCAACTCGGTGCTCTGCTCGCTGCTCGACGGTCTGTCGGGGCCGACGACCCGGGCCCGGGTGTGGCGCGGGCTGACGCAGGAGGACGCGGTCAGCCGGACCCTGCACGAGCACCGGGCGATCCTGGCCGCGCTGCGCGACCGGGACCCGGAGGCGGCCAGGTCGTGGGCGACGGTGCATGTCGCGAGTGTGGAGCAGTGGCTGCGCTCGACGCTCTGA
- a CDS encoding sugar ABC transporter ATP-binding protein, translated as MPHAQAPASGAPAPAVHAEGIVKRFGPTVALDGVRLTVAPGESHALVGRNGAGKSTLVSVLTGLHEADAGEVRFGGEPAPAFGDISAWQSKVACVYQKSMVVPDLTVAENLFLNNYGLDRNRSGAGGRFISWRRLRARAEELLAEYGVSVDPDTRAKDLAVEQRQFVEIARALSFGARLIILDEPTAQLDARGIDSLFDKLRDLQSQGVAFLFISHHLQEVYELCTAVTVYRDARHVLTAPVADLAKADLVTAMTGDAASSTAAWHAAHAVAPDRTVEPVLTTEGLSLDGEFEPLDLEVRPGEVLGLAGAAASGNTALGETLVGMRKATAGRIAVRDVTVRPGSVPHSLDAGIGYIPEDRHLQGLVLNRSVAENATLTVADQLGPWGTVLPSRTREFARSMIDSLDIKTTGPEQPVSGLSGGNQQKVVVARALARAPSVLVALRPTAGVDVKSKDSLLGVVRRVADEGDAAVIISDELDDLRVCDRVLALFHGRVVATFGSGWTDRELVAAMEGVGESR; from the coding sequence ATGCCTCACGCCCAGGCACCCGCGTCCGGAGCGCCGGCGCCCGCCGTCCACGCCGAGGGCATCGTCAAGCGCTTCGGTCCCACCGTGGCGCTCGACGGTGTCCGCCTGACCGTCGCGCCCGGCGAGTCGCACGCACTCGTCGGGCGCAACGGCGCCGGCAAGTCCACTCTCGTCAGCGTCCTCACCGGACTCCACGAGGCCGACGCGGGCGAGGTGCGCTTCGGGGGCGAGCCGGCGCCCGCCTTCGGCGACATCTCGGCCTGGCAGTCCAAGGTCGCCTGCGTCTACCAGAAGTCGATGGTCGTGCCCGACCTGACCGTCGCCGAGAACCTCTTCCTCAACAACTACGGCCTGGACAGGAACCGTTCCGGGGCCGGCGGCCGGTTCATCAGCTGGCGCCGGCTCCGTGCGCGGGCCGAGGAACTGCTCGCCGAGTACGGCGTCAGCGTCGACCCGGACACCAGGGCCAAGGATCTCGCCGTCGAACAGCGGCAGTTCGTGGAGATCGCGCGCGCCCTGTCGTTCGGCGCCCGCCTCATCATCCTGGACGAGCCCACGGCCCAGCTCGACGCCCGCGGCATCGACAGCCTCTTCGACAAGCTCCGGGACCTCCAGAGCCAGGGGGTGGCGTTCCTCTTCATCTCCCACCACCTCCAGGAGGTGTACGAGCTGTGCACCGCCGTCACCGTCTACCGCGACGCCCGCCACGTCCTGACCGCACCGGTCGCCGACCTGGCCAAGGCGGACCTGGTGACGGCCATGACCGGGGACGCGGCGAGTTCGACGGCGGCCTGGCACGCCGCGCACGCGGTGGCCCCGGACCGCACGGTGGAGCCCGTACTGACCACCGAAGGACTCAGTCTGGACGGCGAGTTCGAACCCCTCGACCTCGAAGTGCGCCCCGGTGAGGTCCTCGGCCTGGCCGGGGCCGCGGCCAGCGGCAACACCGCGCTGGGCGAGACCCTGGTCGGCATGCGCAAGGCGACGGCGGGCCGGATCGCGGTCCGCGACGTGACGGTGCGGCCGGGCAGCGTCCCGCACTCCCTGGACGCCGGGATCGGCTACATCCCCGAGGACCGGCACCTCCAGGGACTCGTACTGAACCGCAGCGTCGCCGAGAACGCCACACTCACGGTCGCCGACCAGCTCGGCCCGTGGGGGACCGTACTGCCCTCCCGCACGAGGGAGTTCGCCCGGTCCATGATCGACTCGCTGGACATCAAGACGACAGGGCCCGAGCAGCCGGTCTCCGGCCTGTCGGGCGGCAACCAGCAGAAGGTGGTCGTCGCCAGGGCCCTGGCCCGCGCGCCCAGCGTGCTGGTGGCGCTGCGCCCCACGGCGGGCGTGGACGTCAAGTCGAAGGACTCGCTGCTCGGCGTCGTGCGCCGGGTGGCCGACGAGGGAGACGCGGCCGTGATCATCTCGGACGAGCTGGATGATCTGCGGGTCTGCGACCGCGTACTGGCCCTGTTCCACGGGCGAGTGGTGGCAACGTTCGGGAGCGGGTGGACAGACCGGGAACTGGTCGCCGCCATGGAAGGTGTGGGGGAGAGCCGATGA
- a CDS encoding SDR family NAD(P)-dependent oxidoreductase — protein MTAAHGTGDFTGLGALVTGGASGIGAAVATLLLARGAQVAVLDRDTASAPAGTLALKADVTDDDAVRAAVDAAAAEFGALHTVVSNAGIGAIGTVTDNDDAEWLRVIDINVLGMVRTARHALPHLRRAAADRPGHVSITQTCSIAATAGLPQRALYSASKGAVYSLTLAMAADHVREGIRVNCVNPGTADTPWVGRLLDQASDPAAERAALEARQPTGRLVGADEVAAAVVYLASPAAAAVTGTAVAVDGGMQGLRLRPATPSGAVG, from the coding sequence ATGACGGCAGCACACGGCACAGGCGACTTCACGGGCCTGGGAGCCCTCGTCACCGGCGGCGCCTCCGGCATCGGCGCGGCCGTCGCGACCCTGCTGCTGGCGCGCGGCGCGCAGGTGGCCGTACTCGACCGTGACACCGCGTCCGCCCCGGCGGGCACCCTGGCACTCAAGGCCGACGTCACGGACGACGACGCCGTCCGCGCGGCGGTCGACGCCGCCGCCGCCGAGTTCGGGGCCCTGCACACCGTCGTCTCCAACGCCGGGATCGGCGCCATCGGCACCGTCACCGACAACGACGACGCCGAATGGCTGCGGGTCATCGACATCAACGTCCTCGGCATGGTCCGCACCGCACGCCACGCGCTGCCCCATCTGCGGCGCGCCGCCGCCGACCGGCCCGGCCACGTCTCGATCACCCAGACCTGCTCCATCGCCGCCACGGCGGGGCTCCCGCAACGCGCCCTGTACAGCGCGAGCAAGGGCGCCGTGTACTCGCTGACCCTCGCGATGGCCGCCGATCACGTCCGTGAGGGCATCCGCGTCAACTGCGTCAACCCCGGTACCGCGGACACCCCCTGGGTCGGCCGCCTGCTCGACCAGGCATCCGATCCGGCGGCCGAACGCGCCGCCCTCGAAGCACGCCAGCCCACGGGACGACTGGTCGGTGCGGACGAGGTCGCCGCCGCGGTCGTCTACCTCGCAAGCCCCGCCGCGGCCGCCGTAACGGGCACGGCGGTCGCGGTCGACGGCGGAATGCAGGGACTTCGCCTGCGCCCCGCCACCCCCTCAGGGGCTGTCGGATGA
- a CDS encoding glycerol-3-phosphate dehydrogenase/oxidase, producing MTTLHSGPALGTHPAGGSLPSRAETREQLSRATYDLLVIGGGILGISTAWHASQSGLRVALVDGGDFAGATSSASSKLLHGGLRYLQTGDVRLVAENHFERRAVSRRVAPHLANPLTFYLPVYKNGPHSAAKLGAGVFAYSALSAFGDGVGHLISPAKARRAVPELRTDNLRAVAVYGDDQMNDARMAVMTVRAAVESGAAVLNHAQVTGLRFTGGRVTGADLKDGMDGTEFGVDARLVLNATGPWVDHLRRLEDPRSEPSIRLSKGAHLVLRRTAPWNAALATPIDKYRITFALPWEDMLLLGTTDEVYEGDPADVAVTDADIHQILDEASLSVRDQQLSRELMTYSFAGLRVLPGGPGDTSTAKRETVVTEGSGGMLSVAGGKWTTFRHIGRTVLDKLETLPGRPLGSDIEPTSRLPKMLPLPGISNPQAVTHRLLIDGGAHGDGIARDTAHHLARHYGSLAFDIARLAYERPELGERIHPDAPEIWAQVVYARDHEWAETADDVLRRRTTLTIRGLATDGIRARVEELLSRRSG from the coding sequence ATGACCACCCTTCACAGCGGTCCCGCACTGGGGACGCATCCGGCCGGCGGCTCACTCCCGAGCCGCGCCGAGACCCGGGAGCAGTTGTCGCGCGCCACCTACGACCTGCTGGTCATCGGCGGCGGCATCCTGGGCATCTCCACCGCCTGGCACGCCTCCCAGTCGGGACTGCGGGTGGCCCTGGTGGACGGTGGCGACTTCGCGGGCGCCACCTCCTCCGCCTCCTCCAAGCTGCTCCACGGCGGTCTGCGCTATCTCCAGACCGGCGATGTGCGGCTGGTCGCCGAGAACCACTTCGAGCGCCGCGCGGTCTCCCGCCGCGTGGCGCCCCATCTGGCGAACCCGCTCACGTTCTATCTGCCCGTCTACAAGAACGGGCCGCACAGCGCGGCCAAGCTGGGCGCCGGTGTGTTCGCGTACTCGGCGCTCTCCGCCTTCGGCGACGGCGTCGGGCATCTCATTAGCCCCGCGAAGGCGCGGCGCGCGGTGCCCGAACTGCGTACGGACAATCTGCGGGCCGTGGCGGTCTACGGCGACGACCAGATGAACGACGCGCGGATGGCCGTCATGACGGTCCGCGCGGCCGTCGAATCGGGCGCCGCCGTCCTCAACCACGCCCAGGTGACCGGATTGCGGTTCACCGGCGGCCGGGTGACGGGCGCGGACCTCAAGGACGGTATGGACGGTACGGAGTTCGGGGTCGACGCCCGGCTCGTACTGAACGCCACCGGTCCCTGGGTCGACCATCTGCGGCGGCTGGAGGACCCGCGCTCGGAGCCCTCCATCCGGCTCTCCAAGGGCGCGCACCTCGTACTGCGGCGCACCGCCCCGTGGAACGCGGCGCTCGCGACGCCGATCGACAAGTACCGCATCACCTTCGCCCTCCCCTGGGAGGACATGCTGCTGCTCGGCACGACGGACGAGGTGTACGAGGGCGATCCGGCGGATGTCGCGGTCACCGACGCGGACATCCACCAGATCCTGGACGAGGCGTCGCTCTCCGTCCGTGACCAGCAGCTCTCGCGTGAGCTGATGACCTACTCGTTCGCCGGTCTGCGGGTGCTGCCCGGCGGTCCCGGTGACACGTCGACCGCCAAGCGGGAGACGGTCGTCACCGAGGGCAGCGGCGGCATGCTGTCGGTGGCGGGCGGCAAGTGGACGACGTTCCGCCATATCGGCCGTACGGTGCTGGACAAGCTGGAGACCCTGCCGGGCCGTCCGCTCGGCTCGGACATCGAGCCGACGTCGCGGCTGCCGAAGATGCTGCCGCTGCCCGGCATCTCCAATCCGCAGGCGGTGACGCACCGGCTGCTGATCGACGGCGGGGCGCACGGCGACGGCATCGCGCGGGACACGGCGCACCATCTGGCCAGGCACTACGGTTCGCTGGCGTTCGACATCGCGCGGCTGGCGTACGAGCGGCCGGAGCTGGGTGAGCGTATCCACCCGGACGCCCCGGAGATCTGGGCGCAGGTCGTGTACGCGCGTGACCACGAGTGGGCCGAGACGGCGGACGACGTGCTGCGGCGGCGTACGACGCTGACGATCCGGGGACTGGCCACGGACGGGATCCGTGCCCGGGTCGAGGAGTTGCTGAGCCGGCGGAGCGGCTGA
- the mshC gene encoding cysteine--1-D-myo-inosityl 2-amino-2-deoxy-alpha-D-glucopyranoside ligase, protein MHAWPASDVPALPGKGRDLRIHDTATGGPVTVAPGPVARIYVCGITPYDATHLGHAATYNAFDLVQRVWLDTKRQIQYVQNVTDIDDPLLERAARDGEDWTGLAERETALFREDMTALRMLPPQHYIGAVEAIPGIVPLVERLCDSGAAYVLDGDVYFSVEADPHFGEVSGLDAETMRLLSAERGGDPERPGKKNPLDPMLWMAAREGEPSWDGGSLGRGRPGWHIECVAIALDHLGMGFDVQGGGSDLAFPHHEMGASHAQALTGEHPFAKAYVHAGMVGLDGAKMSKSKGNLVFVSTLRRDGVDPAAIRLSLLAHHYRADWEWTDQVLETAVARLERWRAAVSRPDGPSAASLVEEVREALSDDLDAPAALAAVDRWAALQEATGGTDEGAPGVVSRTVDALLGVAL, encoded by the coding sequence ATGCATGCCTGGCCCGCTTCCGATGTCCCCGCCCTGCCCGGCAAGGGCCGCGACCTCCGGATTCACGACACCGCGACCGGTGGTCCCGTCACCGTCGCCCCCGGCCCCGTCGCCCGTATCTATGTCTGCGGCATCACGCCGTACGACGCGACGCACCTCGGCCACGCGGCGACCTACAACGCGTTCGACCTCGTGCAGCGCGTATGGCTCGACACCAAGCGGCAGATCCAGTACGTCCAGAACGTCACCGACATCGACGACCCGCTCCTCGAGCGGGCGGCGCGCGACGGAGAGGACTGGACCGGGCTCGCCGAGCGCGAGACGGCCCTCTTCCGCGAGGACATGACGGCGCTGCGGATGCTGCCGCCGCAGCACTACATCGGCGCGGTCGAGGCGATACCGGGCATCGTGCCGCTCGTGGAGCGGCTGTGCGACAGCGGCGCGGCGTACGTCCTGGACGGCGACGTCTACTTCTCCGTCGAGGCCGACCCGCACTTCGGCGAGGTGTCGGGGCTCGACGCCGAGACGATGCGGCTGCTCTCCGCCGAGCGCGGCGGCGACCCCGAGCGACCCGGCAAGAAGAACCCGCTCGACCCGATGCTCTGGATGGCCGCCCGTGAGGGTGAGCCGAGCTGGGACGGCGGGAGCCTCGGCCGCGGCCGGCCCGGCTGGCACATCGAGTGCGTCGCCATCGCCCTCGACCATCTCGGCATGGGCTTCGACGTCCAGGGCGGCGGCAGCGATCTGGCCTTCCCGCACCACGAGATGGGCGCCTCGCACGCGCAGGCGCTGACCGGCGAGCACCCGTTCGCGAAGGCGTACGTGCACGCCGGGATGGTCGGGCTCGACGGCGCGAAGATGTCCAAGTCCAAGGGCAATCTGGTCTTCGTCTCGACCCTGCGCCGCGACGGCGTGGACCCGGCCGCCATCCGGCTCTCGCTGCTCGCGCACCACTACCGCGCGGACTGGGAGTGGACGGACCAGGTCCTCGAGACCGCGGTGGCGCGGCTGGAGCGCTGGCGTGCCGCCGTGTCCCGGCCCGACGGCCCGTCGGCCGCGAGCCTGGTGGAAGAGGTGCGTGAGGCGCTGTCGGACGATCTGGACGCCCCGGCGGCGCTGGCGGCTGTCGACCGCTGGGCCGCGCTTCAGGAAGCCACGGGCGGTACGGACGAAGGGGCGCCCGGAGTGGTGTCCCGCACGGTCGACGCGCTGCTGGGCGTCGCGCTGTAG